A single region of the Yersinia entomophaga genome encodes:
- the sctW gene encoding type III secretion system gatekeeper subunit SctW yields MAIDIGKFSSSSLDLYQLRRDKVSSEKSANTQKAAQEGAVNSDETQNIADDSPAAAVQRFGDSIDEMSILLSQFRNRRDYEKKIGSASESSFEQILDEDVLPKVYALLKVTSSVDGSNIKNLLQQVRSLFPDDSDLVLVLRELLRRRNIDEVVRRRLKIMLQQVEKQANPRRLKAGINVAFKARLFGKALQLDPALMRESYRDFLESDAHEVEVYQDWISTYGAKHRAAVVDFMESSLLSDMDAQDPSCSHIEFGNLLGRLGQVKLIRSSDSAFIDNVLKNALIRAHNDSEQAWLLFMLCVLQHPEHIKDYLQEAIGERIKLSKHAERSSLLHIISQACKNLPRELFYEPEDADVLAREFERLATIAYRYELIELRRGNLE; encoded by the coding sequence ATGGCTATAGATATTGGCAAGTTTTCCTCTTCATCACTCGATTTGTACCAGTTACGTCGGGATAAGGTGAGCAGTGAAAAAAGTGCTAATACGCAAAAAGCTGCCCAAGAAGGGGCTGTGAATAGTGACGAAACGCAGAATATTGCAGATGATTCACCAGCCGCCGCGGTGCAGCGTTTTGGCGACTCTATTGATGAAATGTCAATTCTATTATCGCAATTTCGCAATCGTCGAGATTATGAAAAAAAGATTGGTAGTGCGAGTGAAAGCAGCTTTGAACAAATTTTGGACGAGGACGTACTGCCTAAAGTCTATGCATTATTAAAAGTCACGTCGAGTGTCGATGGTTCAAATATAAAGAATCTATTGCAACAGGTGCGCTCATTATTTCCTGATGACAGCGATCTGGTTTTGGTGCTGCGCGAACTGCTACGTCGCCGCAATATTGATGAGGTAGTTAGACGCCGCCTTAAAATCATGTTGCAGCAGGTTGAAAAGCAGGCTAATCCGCGCCGGCTTAAAGCTGGAATAAATGTGGCGTTTAAGGCCCGCTTATTTGGGAAGGCACTGCAGCTTGATCCGGCACTCATGCGCGAGAGTTACCGTGATTTTTTAGAGAGTGATGCCCATGAGGTCGAAGTTTATCAAGATTGGATTTCGACATATGGCGCTAAGCATCGTGCCGCGGTGGTCGATTTTATGGAAAGTTCGCTGCTTAGCGATATGGATGCCCAGGATCCAAGTTGTTCTCATATTGAATTTGGTAATTTATTAGGGCGGTTAGGACAGGTAAAACTGATTCGTTCAAGCGACAGTGCCTTTATAGATAACGTATTGAAAAATGCCTTAATACGGGCGCATAACGATTCGGAACAAGCTTGGTTGTTATTTATGCTATGCGTATTACAGCATCCGGAACATATAAAAGATTATTTACAAGAAGCGATTGGTGAGAGAATAAAATTAAGTAAACACGCGGAACGTTCCTCGTTACTACATATTATCTCGCAAGCCTGTAAAAATTTACCCAGAGAATTATTTTATGAACCTGAAGATGCCGATGTATTAGCGCGGGAATTCGAGAGATTGGCAACAATAGCCTATCGCTACGAGTTAATTGAGCTTCGTCGGGGCAATTTAGAGTAA
- a CDS encoding EscV/YscV/HrcV family type III secretion system export apparatus protein: MITEFLIKTRRHPELFILLLVIVIIAMLVIPLPTYLVDFLIGLNIVISALVFLSSFYIDRILSFSTFPAVLLITTLFRLALSISTSRLILNDADAGDIIATFGQFVIGDNLIVGFVIFSIVTIVQFMVITKGAERVAEVAARFSLDGMPGKQMGIDADLRAGSIDADAAKERRSVVERESQLYGSFDGAMKFIKGDAIAGIIVIFINFIGGMGVGISQHGMDMSTALATYTMLTIGDGLVAQIPSLLIAISAGFIVTRVNGDGDNMGQTMMDQLLGNPFVLLIAAMLALGIGSLPGFPFFIFAILAAGLSGLFYFKWSEKKRHAAKKNAPAEIASGEKNIDAEGTSLGLIGDLDSVAAETVPLILLVPTAQLAALQKASVVERYRSQFFIDYGIHLPEMMLKASDNLSANTVAILINEIKADEFNIYFGLLRIVNSTDELKQLGVECVTHNKESWTDSTNQASLTQLGYQLRPAIDELYYCLSVSLVRHVNEYFGVQETKDLLDKLDNKYPDLMKEVLRHATVQRIAEVFQRLLSEKISIRNMKMIMESLALWAPREKDVIALVEHVRTSLSRYICHKFSQGETLRVINLSAEFEEKLRQGIRNTSGGSFLNLEPAVAEELIDALTLATDKLTISNKDMVILSSVDIRRFVKRFIDSQFKDLEVMSFGEITDSVSIDVLRTV, from the coding sequence TTGATTACTGAATTTCTTATTAAAACTAGACGGCATCCAGAGTTATTTATTCTACTGCTGGTTATTGTCATTATTGCCATGTTGGTTATACCACTGCCGACTTATCTGGTCGATTTTCTCATTGGCCTGAATATTGTTATTTCTGCATTGGTTTTCCTGTCGTCTTTTTATATTGACAGAATATTGAGTTTTTCGACCTTTCCAGCCGTACTGCTGATAACCACGCTGTTTAGGTTGGCTCTATCTATTAGCACCAGTCGATTGATACTTAATGATGCTGATGCAGGCGATATTATTGCGACATTCGGCCAGTTCGTTATTGGCGATAATCTGATCGTTGGCTTTGTTATTTTCTCTATTGTGACCATAGTGCAGTTTATGGTCATTACCAAAGGCGCAGAACGCGTTGCGGAAGTTGCCGCTCGTTTTTCTCTGGATGGAATGCCTGGTAAACAGATGGGGATTGATGCCGATCTCCGGGCGGGTTCTATTGATGCAGATGCAGCAAAAGAGCGCCGCAGCGTGGTTGAAAGAGAAAGCCAGCTCTACGGTTCTTTTGATGGCGCGATGAAATTTATTAAAGGTGATGCTATCGCTGGCATTATCGTCATTTTCATCAACTTTATTGGCGGTATGGGCGTGGGCATTAGCCAGCATGGCATGGATATGTCCACAGCGCTGGCGACATACACCATGCTGACTATTGGTGATGGATTAGTGGCTCAAATTCCATCTCTGCTGATTGCTATCAGCGCCGGTTTTATTGTCACCAGAGTCAACGGCGATGGCGATAATATGGGCCAGACCATGATGGACCAGTTATTAGGCAACCCATTTGTGTTGCTGATTGCTGCCATGCTGGCGCTAGGAATTGGCAGTTTACCGGGTTTCCCGTTCTTTATTTTTGCTATTCTCGCCGCAGGACTCAGTGGATTATTCTATTTCAAATGGAGTGAGAAAAAGCGCCATGCAGCTAAAAAGAATGCTCCGGCAGAAATAGCTTCAGGAGAAAAGAATATCGATGCCGAAGGGACATCTCTGGGGCTAATTGGTGATCTGGATAGCGTGGCGGCAGAAACAGTGCCTTTAATCCTATTGGTTCCGACAGCGCAACTGGCCGCATTACAGAAAGCCAGCGTGGTGGAGCGTTATCGGAGTCAATTCTTTATCGATTACGGCATTCATTTGCCTGAAATGATGTTGAAGGCATCGGATAATCTTAGTGCTAATACCGTCGCCATCTTAATAAATGAAATAAAAGCGGACGAATTTAATATTTACTTTGGCCTGCTGCGTATCGTCAACAGTACCGATGAGCTAAAGCAGTTAGGTGTTGAATGCGTTACCCATAATAAAGAAAGTTGGACCGATAGCACTAATCAGGCATCGCTTACACAGCTAGGCTATCAGCTTAGACCGGCAATTGATGAGCTCTATTACTGTCTGTCAGTTTCTCTGGTTCGCCACGTTAATGAGTATTTTGGCGTACAGGAAACCAAAGATTTATTAGATAAGTTAGATAATAAATATCCTGACCTGATGAAAGAAGTCCTGCGTCACGCGACGGTTCAGCGTATTGCCGAGGTATTTCAACGCTTGCTGAGCGAAAAAATATCTATCCGTAATATGAAGATGATTATGGAGTCGCTGGCTTTATGGGCGCCCAGAGAAAAAGACGTGATTGCGTTAGTTGAACACGTACGTACTTCATTATCGCGTTATATATGCCATAAATTTTCACAGGGAGAGACGCTACGCGTTATTAATCTCTCTGCGGAGTTTGAAGAGAAATTACGGCAGGGAATAAGAAATACCTCCGGTGGTTCATTTTTGAATCTGGAACCTGCGGTAGCGGAGGAACTCATTGATGCGCTGACGTTAGCCACAGATAAATTGACAATATCTAATAAAGACATGGTTATTTTATCTTCGGTAGATATAAGGCGATTTGTTAAGCGCTTTATAGATTCTCAGTTTAAAGACTTGGAGGTAATGTCTTTTGGCGAAATCACGGATAGCGTATCTATTGATGTTTTAAGAACTGTCTAA
- the spaK gene encoding hypothetical protein (involved in a secretory pathway responsible for the surface presentation of determinants needed for the entry of Salmonella species into mammalian cells), translating to MNLDIVTLIRDTLLETGCDESLLNDFDGHSTISLDFSDRASMLISLIDDQVWLWSRIGEENTHVLSQKADDLLKTLMEGCAFTPSGQLQLATNDGYIELKGLVNSSYTETSTRFAEALDEFFALQEKFVEILQ from the coding sequence ATGAATCTAGATATTGTAACTTTAATTCGTGACACACTATTGGAAACAGGCTGCGATGAATCGTTATTAAATGATTTCGACGGCCACTCGACTATATCGCTAGATTTTTCAGATCGTGCCAGCATGTTAATTAGCCTGATTGACGATCAGGTCTGGTTATGGTCGCGTATTGGTGAGGAAAATACTCACGTATTAAGTCAAAAAGCTGATGACCTTTTAAAAACTTTAATGGAAGGCTGCGCTTTCACTCCGTCAGGGCAATTACAGTTAGCCACCAATGACGGGTATATCGAATTAAAGGGGCTAGTTAATTCAAGCTATACCGAGACCAGTACTCGATTTGCTGAAGCATTAGATGAGTTCTTTGCGCTGCAAGAAAAGTTTGTGGAAATTCTTCAATAA
- the sctN gene encoding type III secretion system ATPase SctN → MSEIPLIRYQAHPLRLSGPILESVLPGVKIGEICEIRQHWQSTEVVARAQVLGFNRDLAVLSLIGNANGLSRDAVISPTGSALTVALTHSLLGCVLDPSGQVVERFSDSAAILGHEIRPIDAPPPSYLQRVGIRQSFITGVRAIDGLITCGIGQRLGIFAAAGCGKTTLMHMLIEQADADVFVIALIGERGREVTEFTDILRRSGRQQQCVLIYATSDFSSLDRCNAALVATTVAEYFRDSGKKVVLFLDSVTRYARALRDVALAAGEAPARRGYPASVFEALPKLLERPGCTHSGSITAFYTILLESDDEPDPIAEEIRSILDGHFYLSRKLAAKNHYPAIDILRSVSRVTGQVCQPSHLHSAAEVRRILAKIEELQIFVDLGEYSAGENAENDRAIQRRDDLFRWLCQPVEEHAVFENTLSQLHEFAS, encoded by the coding sequence ATGAGTGAAATACCATTGATCCGTTATCAGGCTCATCCTTTGCGCCTGAGCGGGCCGATTCTTGAATCGGTTCTGCCAGGGGTAAAGATCGGTGAAATCTGTGAAATACGTCAGCATTGGCAAAGTACCGAGGTGGTTGCTCGTGCCCAAGTGCTGGGATTTAATCGCGATCTGGCGGTACTTAGCCTGATTGGTAACGCCAATGGTTTATCCAGAGATGCCGTGATTAGCCCAACCGGTAGCGCATTGACGGTCGCACTGACCCATTCATTATTAGGTTGTGTATTAGATCCCTCAGGGCAAGTCGTCGAACGATTCTCCGATTCCGCCGCCATATTGGGGCATGAAATTCGCCCCATTGATGCACCGCCACCATCATATTTGCAGCGCGTAGGTATTCGTCAATCGTTTATTACTGGCGTGCGAGCCATTGACGGCTTGATTACCTGCGGGATCGGTCAACGGCTCGGTATTTTTGCTGCGGCAGGCTGCGGAAAAACTACGCTAATGCATATGTTGATCGAGCAGGCAGATGCAGATGTGTTTGTTATCGCACTCATAGGTGAGCGCGGCCGAGAAGTGACTGAATTTACTGATATTTTACGAAGGTCTGGGCGGCAACAGCAGTGCGTGTTGATTTATGCCACCTCGGATTTTTCTTCTTTGGATCGCTGTAATGCGGCTTTAGTGGCTACCACGGTTGCTGAATATTTTCGTGATTCAGGCAAAAAAGTGGTGCTGTTTCTGGATTCAGTTACGCGTTATGCCCGCGCTTTGCGGGATGTGGCATTAGCCGCAGGCGAAGCACCAGCCCGGCGAGGCTATCCGGCTTCGGTATTTGAGGCTTTGCCAAAATTACTCGAGCGTCCCGGCTGTACTCATAGTGGAAGTATCACCGCGTTTTATACCATTTTACTGGAAAGTGATGATGAACCAGATCCAATTGCGGAAGAGATTCGCTCTATTTTGGACGGACATTTTTACCTTAGCCGCAAACTGGCGGCCAAAAATCATTATCCGGCAATTGATATTTTACGCAGTGTGAGTCGTGTAACCGGTCAGGTTTGCCAACCGTCGCATTTACACAGCGCAGCCGAAGTCCGACGGATATTGGCGAAAATCGAAGAATTACAGATTTTTGTGGACCTAGGGGAATACAGCGCCGGAGAAAATGCGGAAAACGATCGCGCTATTCAGCGACGTGATGATTTATTCCGTTGGCTGTGTCAGCCCGTTGAAGAACACGCTGTATTTGAAAATACATTGAGTCAATTGCATGAATTTGCTTCGTAA
- a CDS encoding type III secretion system needle length determinant, SpaN/EivJ family — MEQVNSVSGANTGRTENISEVAQPISDIVRKKQQEEKGERFTEIADKTVPSMPTLLSPLLALQLGIGHNADSTTKKAEISALKGSKLQATHPRLDYLTQEIPAKPIAQLQQRIPERLTTKDMTDKSLLAALPTGKETKNIEVIRNPQPLQKNSHVTDAIPVASLARFPTDKTSEFSANGDRQNLTAPNHEKLNIVQQIGGKPTSTDMTATGESEALFPQFKKEVKVDSLASDKGRPEWLYPVPNKSTHSVVDIATKAALPMGKTDKFPQPQSGNNEIEGPGKLTYRFKQWGEGHHVNISTQTQNHSAQVVFQPSDATVQQRLGTGEMPQHWSLLRDGESQQQQKQHQEQPTQDEEEAQ, encoded by the coding sequence ATGGAACAAGTAAATAGCGTTTCAGGAGCCAATACGGGGCGAACGGAAAATATCTCCGAAGTTGCGCAACCTATTTCCGATATTGTCAGAAAGAAACAGCAGGAAGAAAAGGGCGAGCGTTTTACCGAGATCGCCGATAAAACCGTTCCGTCTATGCCAACCCTATTATCGCCGCTATTGGCCTTGCAACTTGGAATTGGTCATAACGCTGACTCTACAACCAAAAAGGCTGAAATAAGCGCGCTGAAAGGATCTAAGCTTCAGGCAACTCATCCGCGTTTGGATTATTTAACTCAGGAAATTCCTGCTAAGCCGATCGCACAGCTTCAGCAAAGGATTCCTGAGCGTCTAACAACGAAAGATATGACAGATAAATCCCTACTGGCTGCTCTACCGACGGGAAAAGAAACAAAAAATATTGAAGTAATAAGAAATCCGCAGCCGTTGCAGAAAAATAGCCATGTCACAGATGCCATACCCGTTGCTTCTCTTGCCCGGTTCCCTACAGATAAAACCAGCGAGTTTTCTGCCAATGGAGATCGTCAAAATTTAACTGCGCCGAATCATGAAAAGTTAAATATTGTGCAACAGATTGGCGGCAAACCGACATCGACTGATATGACAGCTACTGGAGAGAGTGAAGCTTTATTTCCTCAGTTTAAAAAAGAGGTAAAAGTGGATTCTCTAGCCTCAGATAAAGGGCGCCCTGAATGGTTATATCCGGTACCGAATAAATCAACCCATTCGGTGGTGGATATAGCAACCAAGGCTGCATTGCCTATGGGAAAAACCGATAAGTTTCCACAGCCGCAATCAGGAAATAATGAAATAGAAGGGCCAGGGAAACTCACTTACCGTTTTAAACAATGGGGTGAAGGACATCATGTCAATATTTCAACGCAAACCCAAAATCACTCAGCTCAGGTGGTCTTTCAACCCTCGGACGCCACGGTTCAACAGCGTTTAGGCACTGGAGAAATGCCCCAGCATTGGAGCTTATTGCGTGACGGGGAATCGCAACAGCAGCAGAAACAGCATCAGGAACAACCGACTCAGGACGAGGAGGAAGCTCAGTGA